Proteins from a single region of Theileria parva strain Muguga chromosome 1, complete sequence, whole genome shotgun sequence:
- a CDS encoding Ubiquinol-cytochrome C reductase complex 14kD subunit family protein — MNLNRKLGKVVAKFSAATKSRSLAPTYRYTQIQKGPGFFQKVYRKFIAPWYFRAISGPYERWHHACLTRYLREHGLLYDDLMCEREPIIERALSILTPDLATARFRRIARGMQISMLRIYPPLEEQNYDPFIPYLAPFVEEAKFQLQEEEELLGYHPQDRRLFCGGTTGFGDLEPGMHFLVSFPCIYGGGMGNMKTK, encoded by the exons ATGAATTTGAATAGAAAACTAGGCAAAGTTGTGGCCAAATTCTCAGCTGCTACCAAGTCTCGCTCTCTTGCTCCTACGTACCGTTACACTCAGATACAGAAAGGACCAGGCTTTTTCCAGAAGGTATACCGTAAATTCATAGCCCCTTGGTACTTTAGAGCCATTTCAGGCCCATATGAACGCTGGCATCATGCTTGTTTAACCAGATATCTGAGAGAACACG GGTTGTTGTACGACGATTTAATGTGTGAAAGAGAACCAATAATTGAAAGAGCTTTATCTATATTAACGCCAGATTTGGCAACTGCTCGTTTCAGGAGAATAGCCAGAGGTATGCAAATCAGTATGTTAAGGATATATCCTCCACTGGAGGAGCAAAATTATGATCCATTTATACCATATTTGGCGCCATTCGTTGAAGAGGCCAAGTTCCAGTTACAAGAAGAAGAGGAACTCCTAGGTTATCATCCACAGGATAGAAGACTGTTTTGCG GTGGTACGACAGGATTTGGAGATTTGGAGCCTGGAATGCACTTTTTAGTATCATTTCCATGTATTTACGGAGGTGGTATGGGTAATATGAAAACTAAATAA
- the PTRH2 gene encoding Peptidyl-tRNA hydrolase PTH2 family protein gives MLIEYVKKIYHQIKSSHYHNNKRERLLFFVLFYFLGVISNKPLHLFCSYFKLLLYTFVYKILRYKNSEDFNGEYKLVLCVRTDLCMGKGKIAAQCGHASIGAYADSVRNNNPYVYKWFNDGQKKVVLKINDYDEMREIKKQAKLKGVNTHVTIDAGRTQIPSGSCTVIAVGPGPEPLLDKITGHLKLL, from the exons atgttGATtgaatatgtaaaaaaaatatatcaCCAAATTAAATCAAGCCATTatcataataataaaagagaaagattattattttttgttcTTTTTTACTTCCTTGGTGTTATTTCAAATAAGCCTCTTCACCTCTTTTGctcatattttaaacttcttttatacacatttgtttataaaattttaaggtATAAAAATTCAGAAGATTTCAATGGAGAATATAAACTCGTTCTATGCGTTAGAACAG ATTTATGCATGGGTAAGGGTAAAATAGCAGCTCAATGTGGTCATGCCTCTATTGGAGCTTATGCAGATTCCGTTAGGAATAATAATCCGTATGTATATAAATGGTTCAATGATGGCCAAAAGAAagttgttttaaaaatcaac gATTACGATGAAATGAGAGAGATAAAAAAACAAGCAAAATTAAAAGGTGTAAACACACATGTGACTATAGATGCT GGAAGGACACAAATTCCTTCCGGATCTTGTACAGTTATCGCAGTAGGCCCGG GACCTGAACCTCttttggataaaattacaGGCCATCTTAAATTGTTGTAA
- the GUA1 gene encoding GMP synthase (glutamine-hydrolyzing) domain protein: MKESNSWVLVLDFGCTFSSTLVRAVRELGVRCELESLEKFKGLDKKNLPSGVFLVGGNESVFDEDVLSVEKSLLDTLKGHKVPVLSLSFGMMSVAKSFGAKLRKTDNKDYVVTKCSLKSSELFDSVPNSLTVFLNTLDSVESVPSGFEVIANHSDAPVGLYNSDYNLFCLYFHPESVDTEKGNTILHNFLYKVCKCDKTWNLPEYLERELERIKEQCGSDKNVVAALSGGVDSTVSAKMVQSVIGDRFHGVMVDTGLMRHNEIAECEKRVRKEVPGIKLTVRHSQNVFFKELSGVTDPEMKRKIIGRVYIEEFERAIKELGFNEKNCLLLQGTIYPDIIESELNRRSKLPVKSHHNVGGLPERMKFELIEPVRYLFKEEVRELGRLLKMSEETFNRQPFPGPGLGVRVLGALTPENVQKVRMADKIVREEVEKAKADVSQYFCVYLPDLKSTGLVRGQRVYGTTVVVRCVKTKDFVTAKWVYFDYEVLDRISHRITSEVPGVNRVVLDITNKEPATIEWE; this comes from the coding sequence ATGAAAGAATCTAACAGTTGGGTATTAGTTTTAGATTTTGGATGTACCTTTTCGTCAACTTTGGTAAGGGCTGTTAGGGAACTAGGGGTCAGATGTGAGTTAGAAAGCCTTGAGAAGTTTAAGGGACTAGATAAGAAGAATTTGCCAAGCGGAGTTTTCCTGGTTGGAGGTAACGAAAGTGTCTTTGACGAGGATGTTTTAAGTGTTGAGAAGTCACTTTTGGACACTCTCAAGGGTCATAAAGTGCCCGTACTCTCACTTTCCTTTGGGATGATGTCGGTTGCAAAGTCGTTTGGCGCTAAATTGAGAAAGACCGACAACAAGGATTACGTTGTTACCAAATGTTCTTTGAAGAGTAGTGAGCTCTTTGACAGTGTGCCAAATAGTTTGACAGTTTTTCTGAACACTCTGGACAGCGTTGAGTCAGTTCCCTCGGGATTTGAAGTTATTGCGAACCATTCTGATGCCCCTGTTGGTCTTTACAACTCAGATTATAACCTATTTTGCCTTTACTTTCATCCAGAGTCCGTAGATACTGAAAAGGGAAATACAATCTTACACAACTTCCTGTATAAGGTCTGTAAGTGTGATAAAACATGGAACCTCCCCGAGTATCTTGAGAGGGAGTTGGAACGCATAAAAGAACAGTGTGGATCTGATAAGAATGTGGTTGCAGCCCTTTCAGGTGGAGTTGACAGCACTGTCTCAGCCAAAATGGTCCAGTCGGTCATTGGTGACCGCTTCCACGGCGTTATGGTCGACACTGGTCTAATGAGACATAATGAGATTGCAGAATGTGAGAAAAGGGTCAGAAAAGAGGTTCCAGGCATTAAACTTACTGTAAGACACTCTCAAAACGTATTTTTCAAAGAATTATCCGGTGTAACCGACCCTGAAATGAAGAGGAAAATCATTGGAAGAGTGTACATTGAGGAGTTTGAAAGGGCAATTAAGGAATTGGGCTTTAATGAGAAGAACTGTTTACTTCTTCAGGGGACAATATATCCGGACATTATAGAAAGTGAGCTTAATAGGCGCAGCAAGTTACCTGTAAAATCACACCACAACGTCGGAGGTTTACCTGAAAGGATGAAATTTGAACTCATTGAACCCGTCAGGTACCTGTTTAAAGAGGAAGTTCGCGAGCTCGGAAGGCTTCTTAAGATGTCAGAGGAGACTTTTAATCGTCAGCCATTCCCAGGCCCTGGCCTAGGTGTCCGTGTTCTTGGTGCTTTAACACCTGAAAATGTACAAAAGGTGCGTATGGCTGATAAGATTGTACGCGAGGAGGTTGAGAAAGCCAAGGCCGACGTTTCACAATACTTTTGCGTTTACTTACCTGATTTAAAGAGCACTGGACTAGTCAGGGGACAACGTGTTTATGGAACCACTGTAGTTGTACGGTGTGTTAAAACAAAGGATTTCGTCACTGCAAAGTGGGTCTACTTTGATTATGAAGTCTTGGACCGCATTTCCCACAGGATAACCTCAGAAGTTCCAGGCGTTAATCGTGTAGTACTTGATATTACTAACAAGGAACCAGCAACAATAGAGTGGGAATAA
- the srsf1b gene encoding RNA recognition motif family protein (or RNP domain; RBD; RRM) yields the protein MVYKGGKANRSPSCVFVGNLPDRVDERDIQDLFDKFGEIKDIDIKHGKTSNYTSYAFIEFASVRSAEDAVDSRDGYEYDRYRLRVEFAGEKRPRRYPSYERPRDRDRSNRYPPPTRTDYRLVISNLPHGCRWQHLKDHMRKAGPVGYVNIVHGKGFVDFLHKSDMKYAIRKLDGSELSTPDDSCRIRVKKDEYRRSRSRSRHRSYDRRSRSVSDRRSRSVRSRSPYDRRSRSLSDKRSRSDRSRSPYERRSRSLSDRRSRSVRSVSDRSRSPYDKRPRSRDRSPSDRTRSRSRSVSDRRSYERSRSEERLKLDSDLEPMKHTYDRDAETETAAETYRESPLKV from the exons ATGGTTTACAAAGGCGGCAAAGCAAATCGTTCACCATCTTGTGTTTTTGTAGGAAATCTTCCCGACAGGGTCGATGAAAGGGATATTCAGGACCTTTTCGATAAA TTTGGAGAAATAAAAGATATTGACATAAAGCATGGCAAAACATCAAATTACACTTCATATGCCTTTATAGAGTTTGCCAGTGTCAGATCTGCTGAGGACGCTGTAGATTCTCGCGACGGCTACGAATATGATAGATACAGACTTAGGGTCGAGTTCGCCGGAGAAAAGAGACCTAGAAGATATCCCAGTTACGAGAGACCAAGAGATCGTGACAGATCAAACAGATATCCTCCACCAACCAg AACTGATTATCGTTTGGTAATATCGAATCTGCCTCATGGATGCAGGTGGCAGCATTTGAAGGACCACATGAGAAAGGCTGGTCCCGTTGGTTACGTAAATATAGTCCACGGAAAGGGGTTTGTGGACTTCCTGCACAAGTCTGACATGAAGTATGCCATTAGGAAACTCGATGGCTCAGAGCTCAGCACTCCAGACGACAGCTGCCGTATTAGAGTCAAAAAAGACGAATACAGGAGGTCTAGGTCTAGGTCCAGGCACAGGTCATATGATAGGAGGTCGAGATCCGTGTCTGACCGCAGGAGTAGGTCTGTGAGGTCAAGGTCGCCCTACGACAGGAGATCAAGGTCTCTTTCCGACAAGAGAAGTAGGTCAGATAGGTCCCGTTCACCATATGAGAGGAGGTCTAGGTCACTTTCTGACCGTAGAAGTCGGTCTGTGAGATCAGTTTCTGACAGAAGCAGATCACCTTACGATAAGCGCCCCAGATCACGCGACAGGTCACCTTCAGATAGGACCAGGAGCCGTTCTAGGAGCGTTTCAGACAGAAGATCATACGAGAGAAGCCGTTCAGAAGAGCGTCTGAAGCTCGACTCTGACCTTGAACCCATGAAACACACTTACGATAGAGATGCAGAAACTGAAACTGCTGCTGAAACATATAGAGAAAGTCCACTTAAAGtatga
- a CDS encoding haloacid dehalogenase-like hydrolase family protein — protein MEEISNVARLERLFHERKLEELEKDGKIRKPPPQLNDFHTETPIKPNIFDFIPPEIPPEFFAIDIDQTFYHPDENIFSKNVQAFKRVKSLGFSPFFCTGRPFSTLRYSFGDEFFEDTGYSGFPGIYLNGTVIYDSAGKLISLTYFPEVFLNEILEFAVSNGAEEQFLFYDPMGHYSLKEVDEKILYMIRTIKVPNPTITTVEELSKKKIISIVTSSRKVRLEKSFLGVHYSVRNMGFSYLMEFCPLGVTKADAIVTLMKHEKTRPESCAFIGDGDNDVEIMELVDMSFAVANSTNFVKKHAKWILHLNYYDAAFSYVMNLVYNINLI, from the exons ATGGAGGAAATAAGTAATGTAGCAAGATTAGAGCGCTTGTTCCATGAGCGAAAGTTGGAGGAACTTGAGAAGGACGGCAAGATTCGTAAACCGCCTCCTCAGTTAAATGATTTCCACACTGAAACGCCCATAAAGCCGAACATTTTCGACTTTATTCCTCCCGAAATTCCACCCGAGTTTTTCGCAATTGATATTGATCAGACTTTTTACCACCCAGATGAGAACATTTTTAGTAAGAATGTTCAGGCATTTAAAAGGGTTAAGAGTTTAGGGTTCTCTCCTTTCTTCTGCACAG GGAGGCCTTTTTCTACTTTGAGATATTCATTTGGAGATGAGTTTTTTGAGGATACGGGATACTCCGGGTTTCCAGGAATATATCTAAACGGGACGGTGATCTACGACAGTGCCGGAAAACTAATAAGCCTGACGTACTTCCCGGAAGTTTTTCTCAATGAAATCCTAGAGTTCGCAGTCTCGAACGGCGCAGAGGAACAGTTTCTGTTCTATGACCCTATGGGTCATTACTCTCTGAAGGAAGTTGATGAGAAGATACTTTACATGATCAGAACCATCAAAGTCCCGAACCCAACCATCACAACTGTGGAAGAGTTGTCGAAGAAGAAAATCATTTCAATCGTGACATCGTCGAGGAAAGTTAGACTCGAGAAATCATTCCTAGGCGTGCACTACTCGGTGAGGAATATGGGATTCTCATACCTGATGGAGTTCTGCCCCCTTGGAGTTACAAAGGCCGACGCGATTGTGACGTTAATGAAACATGAGAAGACCAGACCAGAGTCCTGTGCATTTATAGGAGACGGCGATAATGATGTGGAAATCATGGAACTCGTTGACATGTCATTTGCAGTTGCAAACTCGACGAACTTTGTAAAAAAACACGCAAAGTGGATTCTCCACCTCAACTACTACGACGCAGCCTTTTCTTACGTGATGAACcttgtgtataatattaatttgatataa
- the PDIL2-3 gene encoding Thioredoxin family protein: MSRLFLRLLFCVILFKFALGTSYYKDSKVLEVKEDDFDNKVKSFKVTLVKFYNESCKKCVEFSEVYKNLANIFHDLVQVVAVKDENVSKKYKVKSFPSLKLFLGNGKESEPDVVDVDEGRDLDDLVSFTLKNLKKHVKHRAAKFIPKDSKKVVVQLTSDNFHSLVTDDTYNQWLVKFYAPWCGHCKNLEPEWMSLPKKSKGVKVGRVDCTSHQSLCAQFNVKGYPTILLFNKGEKNPKTAMNYEGQRTAADILAFAKKNDKALSPPTHATLVAELKEKCSGPLCLLFFFKPSTKEENLKTLKNFASKHTAPFALAYSLVGENEQWERVFGLKEFPAVVGLNLAKGVYLPLNSEFSKENLNKFVKSILSGKATGIKLSDDLKDTNDEL, translated from the exons ATGTCGAGATTATTTTTGAGGTTGTTATTTTGTGTTATTCTCTTTAAATTTGCTCTTGGGACTAGTTATTACAAGGATTCTAAGGTCTTGGAGGTTAAAGAAGACGATTTTGACAATAAAGTGAAGAGTTTTAAAGTCACACTAgtcaaattttacaatgaatc GTGtaagaaatgtgtagagtTTTCAGaagtgtataaaaatttggCTAACATCTTTCATGATTTGGTTCAAGTTGTAGCCGTTAAAGACGAGAATGTGTCAAAGAAATATAAAGTTAAGTCATTCCCATCACTAAAACTGTTCCTTGGAAATG GAAAGGAGTCTGAACCTGATGTGGTAGACGTTGATGAAGGTAGGGACTTGGATGACTTGGTTTCTTTTACATTGAAAAACCTTAAAAAACACGTTAAACACAGAGCTGCAAAATTCATTCCGAAAG ACTCGAAGAAGGTTGTTGTTCAACTAACTTCTGACAACTTTCACTCATTAGTCACTGATGACACCTATAACCAGTG GTTGGTCAAATTTTATGCTCCTTGGTGTGGACACTGTAAAAACCTTGAGCCTGAATGGATGAGTTTGCCTAAAAAGAGTAAAGGAGTTAAAGTCGGAAGAGTAGATTGTACCTCTCATCAATCTCTTTGCGCACAATTCAACGTTAAG GGATATcctacaatattattatttaacaaggGAGAAAAGAACCCTAAAACTGCTATGAATTATGAAGGCCAGAGAACCGCTGCTGATATTTTAGCATTTGCGAAGAAGAATGATAAGGCTCTATCCCCTCCAACTCATGCCACTTTAGTAGCAGAATTGAAAGAGAAATGTAGTGGTCCTCTTTGTCTTTTGTTCTTTTTCAAACCCTCAACGAAGGAAGAAAATCTCAAGACTCTCAAGAACTTTGCCTCAAAACATACTGCTCCATTTGCTCTGGCATACTCCTTAG TTGGTGAGAATGAACAGTGGGAAAGAGTCTTTGGGTTAAAGGAGTTTCCGGCTGTAGTTGGCTTAAATTTAGCAAAAGGTGTTTATTTGCCCTTAAATTCCGAGTTTTCCAAG gaaaatttgaataaattcGTCAAGTCAATACTATCTGGGAAGGCCACTGGTATTAAACTCTCTGATGACCTCAAGGACACGAATGATGAATTATAA
- a CDS encoding Transcription factor S-II (TFIIS) family protein, with the protein MDELYESCERGEEIFISPLDPLVSQQIANINVNEASDMVNYLYSESPIQFKGKYITDLKFKLTSTHFNDTHSSSGDSDNPDVELGYDYLVSMGCRNCGSFVDFKNTHMFFGFDDSTEDQPRHKPNKFLKCENCDSIISPIFTKNQSDSYYNMMDTDKEGDDKVYLYGMRSAYIFDENEKQWWKDSVYGSYSSNKLLQAKTANKSGKQTVKYNCEKCGHDTHLYSTFQARSADEGMSIMYECIKCKNRVVIST; encoded by the exons atgGATGAATTGTATGAATCATGTGAAAGAGGTGAAGAGATTTTCATATCACCTCTTGACCCTTTAGTATCGCAACAAATCGCCAATATCAACGTCAATGAAGCCTCTGATATGGTCAACTACCTTTACTCTGAAAGTCCAATTCAGTTCAAGGGCAAATATATCACCGACCTGAAGTTCAAATTAACATCAACTCATTTTAATGATACTCATTCTTCTTCAGGAGATTCTGATAATCCAGATGTAGAATTAGGATACGACTATTTAGTATCAATGGGTTGTAGAAACTGTGGTTCGTTTgtagattttaaaaacaccCATATGTTCTTCGGCTTTGATGATTCAACTGAAGATCAACCCAGACACAAACCAAATAAGTTTTTAAAGTGTGAAAACTGTGATTCAATCATTTCACcaatttttaccaaaaatCAGTCAGACTCTTACTATAATATGATGGATACAG ACAAAGAAGGAGATGATaaagtatatttatatggGATGAGGAGTGCGTACATATTTGATGAGAATGAGAAGCAATGGTGGAAGGACTCAGTTTACGGCTCATACTCGAGTAACAAGTTACTTCAGGCCAAAACGGCAAATAAATCAGGGAAACAAACTGTCAAGTACAACTGTGAAAAGTGCGGACACGACACTCATCTATATTCCACATTCCAAGCCAGGTCTGCCGATGAAGGAATGTCAATCATGTACGAGTGTATCAAGTGTAAAAACCGTGTTGTCATCTCAACATAG